One window of the Chitinophaga niabensis genome contains the following:
- a CDS encoding glycoside hydrolase family 5 protein, whose translation MKTRSWHVLTGIAIAAVMCAYCGKKNVSIPLKARGLYPDYNTSPVPPDATGMGSTAVQLASRFSLGWNVGNTLEAIGGETAWGNPLISESYIRFVKQQGFNAIRLPCSWDQHSDKATAKIHDAWLNRVKEVVQYCVKNDMYVLLNIHWDGGWLDHNINKAKQDSVNAKQKAFWEQIATAMRDFDEHLLFASANEPPADNAEQMEILSSYHQTFVNTVRATGGRNSYRVLVVQGPSTDIDKTNNLMNSLPGDVAKDRMMVEVHYYTPYQFCLMDGDASWGKMFYYWGAGYHSTIEPDRNASWGEESDVNTSFGRMKTKFTDKQIPVIMGEYGAYRRNGGTNVPKDLNTHNNAVDHWLTYVTKQAIANGIKPFFWDTGGALDRRNNTVLDKQTIDALMAGAK comes from the coding sequence ATGAAGACCAGAAGCTGGCATGTGCTTACCGGCATTGCCATTGCAGCCGTTATGTGTGCATACTGCGGCAAAAAGAACGTGTCCATACCCCTAAAGGCCCGTGGTTTATACCCGGACTATAACACTTCTCCTGTACCACCTGATGCAACCGGTATGGGGAGTACGGCCGTGCAACTCGCTTCCAGATTCAGCCTGGGCTGGAACGTTGGAAATACACTGGAAGCTATCGGAGGCGAAACTGCCTGGGGGAATCCCTTGATCAGCGAAAGTTATATCCGGTTTGTAAAACAACAGGGATTTAATGCTATTCGCCTGCCTTGTTCCTGGGACCAGCATTCGGACAAAGCAACCGCTAAGATCCATGACGCATGGCTCAACAGGGTGAAAGAGGTAGTGCAGTACTGCGTTAAAAACGATATGTATGTTCTGCTTAATATCCACTGGGACGGGGGCTGGCTGGATCACAATATCAACAAGGCAAAACAGGACTCAGTGAATGCCAAACAAAAAGCATTCTGGGAACAGATTGCCACCGCTATGCGCGATTTTGATGAACACCTGCTGTTTGCAAGCGCTAACGAACCTCCGGCAGACAATGCAGAACAGATGGAAATACTCAGCAGTTATCATCAGACCTTCGTCAATACAGTAAGGGCCACCGGTGGGCGCAACAGTTACAGGGTACTTGTAGTGCAGGGGCCGTCCACGGACATCGATAAAACCAATAACCTGATGAATAGCCTTCCCGGGGATGTTGCGAAGGATCGCATGATGGTTGAGGTGCATTATTATACGCCTTACCAGTTCTGCTTAATGGATGGTGATGCCAGTTGGGGTAAAATGTTCTATTACTGGGGTGCCGGATATCATTCAACAATTGAACCTGATCGTAATGCCAGCTGGGGAGAGGAGAGTGATGTCAACACTTCCTTCGGCAGAATGAAAACGAAATTCACTGATAAGCAAATACCTGTGATAATGGGTGAATATGGCGCTTACAGGCGCAACGGTGGTACCAATGTTCCGAAAGACCTGAACACTCACAATAATGCGGTGGATCATTGGCTGACGTATGTAACCAAACAGGCAATAGCGAATGGAATTAAACCATTTTTCTGGGATACAGGCGGGGCTTTGGACAGGCGAAATAATACGGTACTTGATAAACAAACAATCGATGCCCTCATGGCAGGTGCGAAATAA
- a CDS encoding glycan-binding surface protein: protein MNNIIFNRIYNNSLFIFLAAFAFTQSACKKDATERAPVITSVRNYAASPADTLVNSITTGQWVVLIGHNLKDAVQISFNGIPATINSVMFSDTSATVQIPDVIPFPSVPAEELNTIRYVTRQGVTTFTFNIAAPPPTITSISNENANQGDSVYIYGLNLFFIEEITFAGTPVTKYSTAGDGTAIRFVLPALTRSGPVVVTTKSGTVSTAFNVNDVTSGMLCNFDDINTLNWGTGTDNSSVNFPGNKGTYAVLSNGILPAGDGNWWDWQRSINTNDVQWVPADSLSLPMDAYGLKFEISVADTWTGTSIYVIKGYAFDYLARYEPWQGTNGTISPYTTKGWRTVTIPLNMFRTNEGKGTAAANLSALLGSSGMGSVNIQTKNFSSSPSASGLKAAIDNIRVVKIR from the coding sequence GTGAATAATATCATATTCAACCGGATCTATAACAATTCACTGTTTATTTTCCTTGCTGCCTTTGCATTCACGCAATCCGCCTGTAAGAAAGATGCAACAGAAAGGGCACCTGTTATAACAAGCGTTAGAAATTATGCAGCTTCACCTGCTGATACGCTTGTGAATTCCATCACTACCGGCCAATGGGTGGTGCTGATCGGGCATAACTTAAAAGATGCTGTACAGATCTCTTTCAATGGCATACCTGCTACCATCAACAGCGTAATGTTCTCAGACACCAGCGCAACAGTACAGATACCTGATGTGATACCATTTCCATCTGTACCTGCAGAAGAGCTGAATACTATCCGCTATGTTACCCGGCAGGGAGTTACCACTTTTACATTCAATATTGCTGCCCCGCCGCCCACCATCACTTCCATTTCAAATGAAAATGCCAACCAGGGGGATTCTGTTTACATCTATGGGCTGAATTTATTTTTTATTGAGGAGATCACTTTTGCCGGAACGCCGGTCACCAAATATTCCACAGCGGGTGATGGTACAGCCATCAGATTTGTATTGCCGGCGCTTACCCGGAGCGGGCCTGTAGTTGTTACTACAAAATCAGGGACCGTTTCCACCGCCTTTAATGTAAACGATGTTACCAGCGGTATGCTCTGCAATTTTGATGATATCAATACCTTAAACTGGGGCACCGGTACAGACAACAGCAGCGTTAATTTTCCCGGCAACAAGGGCACCTATGCCGTGTTAAGCAATGGCATCCTGCCGGCAGGAGATGGTAACTGGTGGGACTGGCAAAGAAGTATCAATACAAACGATGTACAGTGGGTACCTGCAGACAGTTTAAGTCTTCCCATGGATGCATATGGCCTTAAGTTTGAGATCAGCGTTGCCGACACATGGACCGGTACTTCTATCTATGTAATAAAAGGTTACGCGTTTGACTACCTGGCCCGCTATGAACCGTGGCAAGGCACAAATGGTACTATTTCTCCCTATACCACAAAAGGCTGGCGTACAGTAACCATTCCTTTGAATATGTTCAGGACCAATGAGGGCAAAGGTACAGCAGCTGCAAACTTATCCGCTTTGCTGGGTAGTTCAGGCATGGGTTCCGTAAATATTCAAACCAAAAACTTTTCATCTTCACCTTCAGCTTCTGGTTTAAAAGCGGCAATTGATAATATCAGGGTAGTGAAGATCAGGTAG
- a CDS encoding PKD domain-containing protein, whose translation MSLITKAACTCIVFFLFSIAAHAQQLKAEFTPTKTSDCESLITKFVDNSTGTPVSWQWDLGNGSTSTQQSPSASYTAAGTYKVKLTVKNAAGATSSIEKSVTVWEKPQPDFTASPAKGCIPFNVTFTDKSNPVNGTISTYSWDFGDGTTGSGSAPVHTYNNVLSPTVTLTVTNSNGCTASKQISNIVDAAASLVPNFTVSDKFLCSAPGALTITNSTTGPGTLTYQWDFGDGGTASEASPAPHTYTAKGVYKVKLTVTSDKGCTATKTSEDINVANFKTDFQMPANICENVTGTTFTAATSPQANNITWGVDKGYISFYYGTSASYYPAGTGIVKVTMTADYGSCRESVIKELEVKPAPRADFVSDQTAICDVPATVKFTDKSQGATSWSWTFGNGQSSTQQNPSVTYNSLGYFNIKLTASNASGCSSVSERYIDVRKPTILAYASTSEGCEGLTPSFSTYVDPGDAIVAYEWDFGDGSPVSTAAKPSHTYNKEGTYQVKLSYTTANGCKGTVSLNTFNHIRVYKKPKPDFSSPEAPQICGNNWVHFNGTTDVGYTWTWNFGDGYGDFGQNPMHSYRQPGTYTVSLTVSNYSCASETIIKTAYIKAVNPFPRFAMQPIKCDNRTEIGFEDQSIGTITSWKWSWGDGKEDTYTTKTNPTHKYDKTGAYKVKLTVTDGTCTSSDSLNINVYAPSPITITTDKISLCGNETLKATLLSINASIYPSSYSYSWRSSDGTPAYWYNYGYDAVTFTNLKPGKDTIRMVAYNFQGCTDTSNGVVVDVHGPLAKFLSPPVLECRGTELTFTDQTDVSKGKPIKTWAFDFGDGTPTKVYTAPPFKYTYNKAGAFYPRLTVTDQDGCTSSAVGNYLQVNGPNADFSPSSTLIRPGGTVWFYNYTSETGGYPTYQWDFGDNTFSAQNSPSKSYPDKGVYTVKLLVKDNNGCSDSAKKQIKVSSVSASFTVSTSFVNNSGCPPVIARFTNTSVNASSSYWDFGDGSFATISNPSHTYTYAGKYKVKLKVVGDAGTEDEYEEAVEVKGPYATITTSSKGGCLSKEIEFQVSALNAIDFAWDFTDGNVITTTESIIKHTFKEPGIYKPRLILSDQAGCKGTAFLQDPIVIDKLDVKLAATPEFICDEGWITFAPTFNSYSIDELKEEAEYKWTFDAGLQVEDDATATPRFFLDKIQAFNFTLTTTTAYGCTQTVSKTISAYPKPVAIITAPLQACQDVPVSFSGAVSKVNDVTWKWDFGNGSTGNVQEPPQLAYSKPGLSEVQLIVASQDGCKDTALHSITIQPKPVINAAAASAVICQGKSTTLSAGGGVTYLWSPALDLSNPQAPDPVAAPRVSTTYQVAVTDANGCSNTDNVSIRVAEPFRIQATPDTTMCLGYVLPLWVKGADHYVWKGEGLDAANIPNPRATIKTQGFYTYTVTGYDADGCFTHDTSLIASVYPAPFVSAGPDRIRMTGMPVTLQGQGSPDIVKWKWSPPDQLDCATCPKPLASPNLSTKYKVEVENRYGCKATDEVVVMVTCDRGAVFLPTAFTPNRDGTNEWFYPKGRGIKEVASLRIYDRWGSLVFEKTHFQMNIASAGWDGNWKGSIAPMGNYVYAIETICEDGTSFLFRGTVTLIK comes from the coding sequence ATGTCCCTAATTACCAAAGCAGCCTGTACCTGTATTGTATTTTTCCTGTTTAGCATTGCTGCGCATGCGCAGCAATTGAAAGCGGAATTTACGCCCACTAAAACCAGCGATTGCGAAAGCCTGATCACCAAATTCGTTGATAACTCAACTGGTACCCCTGTTTCCTGGCAATGGGACCTGGGAAATGGTTCCACTTCTACACAACAAAGCCCAAGTGCTTCTTACACAGCTGCCGGCACTTACAAAGTGAAACTCACTGTGAAGAACGCTGCCGGTGCTACCAGCAGCATAGAAAAGTCTGTGACCGTATGGGAAAAACCCCAACCGGATTTTACTGCCAGCCCAGCCAAAGGCTGTATTCCCTTCAATGTTACTTTTACGGATAAGTCCAATCCGGTGAACGGTACTATCTCTACCTATAGCTGGGATTTCGGGGATGGTACAACCGGTTCCGGCAGTGCGCCTGTGCATACTTACAACAACGTCTTGTCGCCCACAGTTACCCTCACCGTTACGAATAGCAATGGTTGTACGGCATCCAAGCAGATCAGTAATATAGTGGATGCAGCTGCGTCCCTGGTTCCTAATTTTACCGTGTCTGATAAATTCCTTTGTTCTGCTCCTGGAGCATTGACCATCACCAATAGTACTACTGGTCCCGGTACGCTTACTTATCAATGGGATTTTGGCGATGGCGGTACTGCTTCGGAAGCCAGTCCTGCCCCACATACTTATACTGCCAAGGGTGTTTACAAAGTAAAACTCACTGTTACCAGCGATAAAGGTTGTACCGCCACCAAAACCTCCGAAGACATCAATGTAGCCAACTTTAAGACGGATTTTCAGATGCCGGCCAATATTTGCGAGAATGTTACCGGCACGACCTTCACCGCTGCCACCAGTCCGCAGGCAAATAATATTACCTGGGGCGTTGACAAAGGTTACATCAGTTTTTACTATGGCACTTCTGCTTCTTATTATCCTGCAGGTACCGGTATCGTAAAAGTGACCATGACGGCGGACTATGGCAGCTGCCGTGAATCAGTGATCAAAGAACTTGAAGTGAAGCCTGCGCCAAGGGCCGATTTTGTGAGCGATCAGACTGCTATCTGCGATGTACCTGCTACTGTTAAATTTACAGACAAATCGCAGGGCGCTACCAGCTGGAGCTGGACCTTCGGCAACGGGCAATCGTCCACCCAGCAAAATCCTTCTGTTACCTACAACAGCCTGGGATATTTCAACATAAAACTTACAGCCAGCAATGCATCCGGCTGCTCCAGCGTATCAGAACGTTATATAGATGTGAGGAAACCAACAATCCTGGCATACGCAAGTACTTCTGAGGGCTGTGAAGGTTTAACCCCTTCTTTTAGCACCTATGTGGATCCCGGAGATGCCATTGTAGCTTATGAATGGGATTTTGGCGATGGTAGCCCTGTATCCACTGCGGCCAAACCTTCGCATACCTATAACAAGGAGGGCACATACCAGGTAAAGCTAAGCTATACAACCGCCAATGGCTGTAAAGGAACAGTGAGCCTGAATACCTTTAATCATATCCGGGTATATAAAAAACCAAAGCCTGATTTTTCATCTCCGGAAGCTCCCCAGATCTGTGGTAATAACTGGGTGCATTTCAATGGTACTACAGATGTGGGCTACACCTGGACCTGGAATTTCGGTGACGGTTATGGTGACTTTGGTCAGAATCCTATGCATAGCTACAGGCAGCCCGGCACTTATACGGTAAGCCTCACCGTTTCAAATTACAGTTGCGCCAGCGAAACGATTATCAAAACGGCCTATATCAAAGCCGTGAACCCTTTTCCGCGTTTCGCCATGCAGCCCATTAAATGTGATAACCGCACAGAGATCGGCTTTGAGGACCAATCCATCGGTACCATTACCAGTTGGAAATGGAGTTGGGGAGATGGAAAGGAAGATACTTACACGACAAAAACAAATCCTACACATAAATACGACAAAACAGGCGCCTACAAGGTAAAGCTGACTGTTACAGACGGAACATGTACCAGTTCTGATTCACTGAACATCAATGTGTATGCGCCATCGCCCATTACCATTACCACAGACAAAATATCGCTCTGTGGTAACGAAACACTTAAGGCCACCTTATTATCCATTAACGCATCTATATATCCCTCCTCGTATAGTTATTCCTGGCGCTCTTCAGATGGTACGCCCGCTTACTGGTATAACTACGGTTATGATGCGGTTACTTTTACCAACCTGAAACCCGGCAAGGATACCATCCGCATGGTAGCGTATAACTTCCAGGGATGCACGGATACCAGTAACGGGGTTGTTGTGGATGTGCACGGCCCCCTGGCTAAATTTCTCTCACCGCCGGTGCTGGAATGCCGCGGTACGGAACTGACCTTTACGGATCAGACAGATGTTTCCAAAGGAAAGCCCATAAAAACCTGGGCATTTGATTTTGGCGATGGCACTCCTACAAAAGTATATACGGCACCTCCTTTCAAATACACCTACAATAAAGCAGGCGCTTTCTATCCCAGGCTCACCGTCACTGATCAGGATGGTTGTACCAGTTCTGCTGTCGGCAACTATCTCCAGGTGAACGGCCCTAATGCGGATTTTTCACCCAGCTCTACACTGATACGGCCGGGCGGTACGGTATGGTTCTATAACTATACCAGTGAAACAGGTGGTTACCCTACTTACCAGTGGGACTTCGGAGATAATACTTTCTCAGCACAGAACAGTCCTTCCAAATCCTATCCTGATAAAGGCGTTTACACCGTGAAGCTGCTGGTAAAGGACAACAACGGTTGTTCAGACAGTGCTAAGAAACAGATCAAGGTATCCAGTGTAAGCGCAAGTTTTACGGTCAGCACTTCGTTTGTAAATAATAGCGGCTGCCCGCCGGTGATAGCCCGTTTTACTAATACATCCGTTAACGCCAGCAGTTCCTATTGGGATTTCGGTGACGGGAGTTTTGCTACCATCAGCAATCCTTCTCATACTTATACCTATGCAGGGAAATACAAAGTGAAACTGAAAGTAGTAGGTGATGCAGGCACTGAAGATGAATATGAGGAAGCAGTAGAAGTTAAAGGACCTTATGCTACTATCACAACCTCTTCCAAAGGCGGTTGCCTCTCTAAAGAAATCGAGTTCCAGGTAAGTGCCCTGAATGCTATTGATTTTGCCTGGGATTTTACGGATGGTAATGTTATCACCACAACCGAGAGCATCATTAAACATACTTTCAAAGAACCCGGCATTTACAAACCGCGCCTCATCCTCTCAGATCAGGCGGGCTGTAAGGGTACGGCCTTCCTGCAGGATCCTATTGTTATAGACAAGCTGGATGTGAAGCTGGCCGCAACGCCGGAATTTATATGTGACGAAGGCTGGATCACTTTTGCGCCTACATTCAATAGTTACTCCATTGATGAACTGAAAGAAGAGGCGGAATACAAATGGACATTTGATGCAGGGCTGCAGGTAGAAGATGATGCCACTGCCACACCTCGTTTTTTCCTGGATAAAATACAGGCATTCAATTTTACGCTGACCACTACTACCGCCTATGGCTGCACGCAAACCGTGAGTAAAACGATATCCGCCTATCCCAAACCCGTAGCAATTATTACCGCACCATTGCAGGCTTGCCAGGATGTGCCGGTAAGCTTCAGCGGAGCGGTGAGCAAAGTGAATGATGTTACCTGGAAATGGGATTTTGGTAATGGCAGTACAGGCAATGTGCAGGAGCCTCCTCAGCTGGCATATAGCAAACCGGGACTTTCTGAAGTACAGCTTATCGTTGCCAGCCAGGATGGTTGCAAGGATACGGCGCTTCATAGTATAACCATACAACCTAAACCGGTGATCAATGCTGCTGCGGCCTCTGCTGTTATATGCCAGGGCAAAAGCACAACATTGAGCGCAGGTGGCGGGGTTACTTATCTATGGTCACCGGCGCTGGATTTAAGCAATCCACAAGCGCCGGATCCTGTTGCGGCTCCCAGGGTAAGTACTACTTACCAGGTGGCCGTTACTGATGCTAATGGCTGCAGTAATACAGATAACGTAAGTATCCGCGTGGCAGAGCCATTCAGGATACAAGCCACGCCGGATACTACCATGTGCTTAGGGTATGTATTACCACTGTGGGTAAAAGGCGCAGATCATTATGTATGGAAGGGAGAGGGGCTGGATGCTGCTAACATTCCTAATCCGCGGGCTACTATTAAAACGCAGGGTTTCTATACCTATACTGTAACAGGTTATGATGCTGATGGTTGCTTTACGCATGATACATCGCTGATAGCAAGTGTTTACCCGGCACCTTTCGTTAGTGCGGGGCCGGATCGTATAAGAATGACGGGAATGCCTGTGACCTTGCAGGGACAGGGGAGTCCGGATATTGTAAAATGGAAATGGTCACCACCGGATCAGTTGGACTGTGCTACTTGTCCTAAACCTTTGGCCTCACCAAACTTGTCCACTAAGTACAAAGTAGAGGTGGAGAACCGCTATGGTTGTAAGGCTACGGATGAAGTAGTGGTGATGGTGACCTGTGACAGGGGAGCGGTGTTCCTGCCGACTGCCTTTACACCTAACAGGGATGGGACGAATGAATGGTTCTATCCTAAAGGGCGTGGGATTAAAGAAGTAGCGTCATTGCGCATTTATGATAGATGGGGGAGTTTGGTGTTTGAGAAAACGCATTTCCAGATGAACATTGCGAGTGCAGGGTGGGATGGGAACTGGAAGGGTTCGATAGCGCCTATGGGGAATTATGTGTATGCTATTGAGACGATTTGTGAGGATGGGACTAGTTTTCTGTTTAGGGGGACGGTGACGTTGATTAAGTAG
- a CDS encoding RagB/SusD family nutrient uptake outer membrane protein, producing MASILNKMLAFLLIIIVMAGCSKSFLDRPPLSQISADNFYQTPNDLRLATAALYAGSPWGDWNYNCYLPVGEVLSGNMAVGYWGDAVQLNTFTITGLNGIMISNWKAMYNIIAYCNVTINAITTKASNTIPDKDKKAAIAEARFIRGFAYYNLAVLWGAVPVIEDNSKLIISPLINRIKTEDVFKFVVNDLTYATQNLPVTDAPGRLTTWSAQGMLSKVYLTAAGLNQSGGGRNQSFLDSAKKYAGNVCKNSGLALVSNYPDLFKTQFNDNPESLFALQWAPGSAWLEGNMLQIYSPGGTEISANGQAGWFGIRPTVDMYLLYSPKDTIRRKATFMLNGDYYPELNAAGGGYRFTGDCGLKKHIIGTNKDNNAPTMTLTSSTEHNALLRLADVYLIYAEAILGNGAASSDAEALLYFNKVRARAGLLPTDKIDIDTVLNERRIELAGEGQYWIDLVRLSYYNPTKAISKLNGEKRVTFSFANGVLTPADPFGIVTPATIQSFSFPIPSSEVTANPKLSEPPIPYY from the coding sequence ATGGCGTCAATATTGAATAAGATGCTTGCCTTCCTGCTCATTATAATAGTTATGGCAGGGTGCTCAAAAAGTTTTCTGGATCGTCCGCCATTGTCGCAAATAAGCGCCGATAACTTCTATCAGACACCCAACGATCTCAGGCTCGCAACCGCTGCATTGTATGCTGGTTCGCCCTGGGGAGACTGGAATTATAATTGTTATTTACCTGTTGGTGAAGTGCTTAGCGGCAATATGGCTGTTGGTTACTGGGGAGATGCGGTACAGCTTAATACATTTACAATTACAGGTCTAAACGGGATCATGATCTCCAACTGGAAAGCTATGTATAATATCATAGCGTACTGTAATGTTACCATTAATGCCATTACAACAAAAGCATCCAATACAATTCCTGATAAGGACAAAAAGGCAGCTATTGCTGAAGCCCGGTTTATCCGCGGGTTTGCATACTATAATTTAGCGGTGTTGTGGGGCGCTGTGCCCGTTATTGAAGATAACAGTAAGCTGATCATATCACCTTTGATAAACCGGATAAAAACAGAAGATGTATTTAAGTTTGTTGTCAATGACCTGACGTATGCTACCCAAAACCTTCCGGTTACTGATGCCCCCGGAAGGCTTACCACATGGTCTGCGCAAGGCATGTTGAGCAAGGTTTACCTGACGGCAGCCGGTTTAAATCAGAGTGGGGGAGGAAGGAATCAGTCCTTCCTGGATAGTGCAAAAAAATACGCCGGAAATGTATGTAAGAATAGCGGATTAGCACTCGTGTCCAATTATCCTGATCTTTTTAAGACCCAGTTTAACGATAACCCGGAGTCGTTGTTTGCCTTACAATGGGCGCCGGGCAGTGCCTGGCTTGAAGGAAATATGTTGCAGATCTATTCGCCCGGTGGTACGGAAATATCAGCCAATGGCCAGGCGGGCTGGTTTGGCATTCGCCCAACCGTAGATATGTACCTGCTTTACTCTCCCAAAGATACCATCAGGCGGAAGGCCACTTTTATGCTGAATGGTGATTATTATCCGGAGCTGAATGCAGCCGGCGGTGGTTATAGATTTACCGGTGATTGTGGATTGAAGAAACATATTATCGGTACGAATAAGGATAATAATGCACCCACGATGACCCTGACTTCTTCTACAGAGCATAATGCTTTATTAAGATTGGCTGATGTTTATCTCATTTACGCTGAAGCTATACTTGGAAACGGTGCTGCCAGCAGTGATGCCGAGGCGCTGCTCTATTTTAATAAAGTTCGTGCAAGGGCCGGGCTGCTTCCAACCGATAAGATAGATATTGATACGGTACTTAACGAAAGAAGGATTGAACTGGCAGGAGAAGGACAATACTGGATAGATCTTGTAAGGTTGTCTTATTATAATCCTACCAAAGCCATCAGCAAGTTAAACGGGGAAAAACGTGTAACATTCTCCTTCGCTAATGGTGTTTTAACGCCTGCTGATCCATTTGGTATTGTTACTCCGGCAACTATTCAAAGTTTCTCTTTCCCAATACCTTCTTCTGAGGTTACTGCCAACCCGAAATTGTCTGAGCCTCCGATACCATATTATTAA